Proteins found in one Allorhizobium pseudoryzae genomic segment:
- the iolD gene encoding 3D-(3,5/4)-trihydroxycyclohexane-1,2-dione acylhydrolase (decyclizing), which produces MTTIRLTAAQALARYLANQMNEDGVPYIAGVWAIFGHGNVAGLGEALYGVRDELPTYRGQNEQSMAHAAIAYAKQLGRRRAMAVTSSIGPGALNMVTAAALAHVNRLPVLFFPGDVFANRGPDPVLQQIEDFGDGTVSANDCFKPVSRYFDRIERPEQLLTALPRAMRVLTDPADCGPVTLAFCQDVQAEAYDYPESFFARKTWRFRRPEPDAVELEAAVAAIKAAKNPVIVAGGGVHFSGATAVLKAFVEKHKIPVVETQAGKSALAWDHAYNFGPVGVTGCDSANIVSEKADLVIGVGTRFQDFTTGSWALFKNPNRKILALNVQAYDSAKHDAMPLVADAKVGLEKLSDALGDHVFQEPDASLKASWFAKADAVTAAPTDANTLPTDMQVIGAVQRASRDNTVVMCAAGTMPGELHQLWKAKLPLSYHMEYGFSCMGYEIAGGLGIKMAEPERDVIVMVGDGSYMMMNSELATAVGMGVKITVVITDNRGYGCINRLQMGTGGAEFNNLYAHSNVSPIAIDFAAHAAAMGAKSHKVSSISELETALAAAREATETTVIVIDTDPYPTPDAGGHWWDVAVPEVSNREQVNTARAAYEAALKERS; this is translated from the coding sequence AACGAACAGTCGATGGCGCATGCGGCGATTGCCTATGCCAAGCAGCTGGGCCGCCGTCGCGCCATGGCGGTGACATCCTCCATCGGTCCGGGAGCCTTGAACATGGTGACGGCGGCAGCGCTTGCGCATGTCAACCGCCTGCCGGTGCTCTTCTTTCCAGGCGATGTGTTCGCCAATCGCGGTCCCGATCCGGTGCTTCAGCAGATCGAGGATTTCGGTGATGGCACCGTGTCGGCCAATGACTGCTTCAAGCCGGTCAGCCGCTACTTCGATCGCATCGAGCGTCCCGAGCAGCTCTTGACGGCGCTGCCGCGTGCCATGCGCGTGCTGACGGACCCCGCTGATTGTGGTCCCGTGACACTCGCCTTCTGCCAGGATGTGCAAGCCGAGGCTTACGATTATCCGGAAAGCTTCTTCGCCAGGAAGACATGGCGTTTCCGCCGCCCGGAACCGGATGCCGTGGAACTTGAGGCTGCCGTGGCGGCCATCAAGGCCGCAAAGAATCCGGTGATCGTCGCCGGTGGCGGCGTGCATTTCTCCGGTGCGACGGCAGTGCTGAAGGCGTTCGTCGAGAAGCACAAGATCCCGGTCGTGGAAACGCAGGCCGGCAAGTCCGCGCTCGCCTGGGATCATGCCTATAACTTCGGTCCGGTCGGCGTCACCGGCTGCGACAGCGCCAATATCGTCTCGGAGAAGGCCGATCTGGTGATCGGTGTCGGCACGCGCTTCCAAGATTTCACCACCGGCTCCTGGGCGCTGTTCAAGAACCCGAACCGCAAGATCCTGGCGCTCAACGTGCAGGCCTATGACAGCGCCAAACACGATGCGATGCCGCTGGTGGCGGATGCGAAAGTCGGGCTTGAGAAGCTGTCCGACGCGCTGGGCGATCATGTTTTCCAAGAGCCGGATGCGAGCCTGAAGGCAAGCTGGTTTGCGAAAGCCGATGCGGTGACGGCGGCGCCGACGGATGCCAATACGCTGCCGACCGACATGCAGGTGATCGGCGCCGTGCAGCGTGCCTCGCGCGACAATACGGTCGTGATGTGCGCAGCCGGCACCATGCCGGGCGAGTTGCACCAGTTGTGGAAGGCCAAGCTGCCGCTTTCCTATCACATGGAATACGGCTTCTCCTGCATGGGCTACGAGATTGCCGGCGGTCTCGGCATCAAGATGGCGGAGCCGGAGCGCGATGTCATCGTCATGGTCGGCGACGGTTCCTACATGATGATGAATTCAGAGCTGGCAACGGCGGTCGGCATGGGTGTGAAGATCACCGTCGTCATCACCGACAACCGCGGTTACGGCTGCATCAACCGGTTGCAGATGGGCACCGGTGGTGCGGAGTTCAACAATCTCTACGCCCATTCAAATGTCAGCCCCATCGCGATCGACTTTGCCGCTCACGCGGCAGCCATGGGCGCGAAATCTCACAAGGTCTCCTCAATCTCCGAGCTTGAAACCGCACTTGCCGCGGCCCGCGAGGCGACAGAGACGACGGTGATCGTCATCGATACCGATCCCTATCCGACACCGGATGCCGGCGGCCACTGGTGGGACGTGGCCGTGCCTGAGGTCTCGAACCGCGAACAAGTCAACACGGCGCGCGCCGCCTACGAAGCTGCCCTGAAGGAAAGAAGCTAA
- the iolE gene encoding myo-inosose-2 dehydratase — MILFGTNPIAWSNDDDRSLGAHISLEQCLDETAKIGFDGIEKGHKLPTDPAGLKSVLEPRGLKFVSGWHSLNLLTNSIDEEKAAMQPFLDVLKAMGCKVIIVCETSNAIHGADDTALADRPKLAEADWAKFGAGVEALAEFSASQGIALVYHHHMGTVVESEAEIDLLMQHTGPHAKLLLDTGHCYFGGGNPEAVAKKYMHRVGHIHAKNVRPVIAEQVRTEKLSFLEGVRRGVFTVPGDAEGGVNFPPVLKLAAEHGYQGWIVIEAEQDPDVRNPYEYQSLGLKSLKGFAKDAGLI; from the coding sequence ATGATCCTCTTCGGTACCAATCCGATTGCCTGGTCCAATGATGACGACCGTTCGCTGGGCGCGCATATCAGCCTGGAACAGTGCCTGGACGAAACCGCCAAGATCGGTTTCGACGGCATCGAGAAGGGCCACAAGCTGCCGACCGATCCGGCGGGCCTCAAATCCGTCCTCGAACCGCGCGGCCTGAAGTTCGTCTCCGGCTGGCACTCGCTGAACCTGCTCACCAACAGCATCGACGAGGAAAAGGCGGCCATGCAGCCCTTCCTCGACGTGCTGAAGGCCATGGGCTGCAAGGTCATCATCGTCTGCGAAACCTCGAACGCCATCCATGGCGCTGACGATACAGCGCTGGCCGACCGCCCGAAGCTGGCGGAAGCCGATTGGGCGAAATTCGGCGCAGGCGTCGAGGCGCTGGCTGAATTTTCGGCCTCTCAGGGCATTGCGCTGGTTTACCATCACCACATGGGAACGGTGGTCGAGAGCGAAGCGGAAATCGATCTTCTGATGCAGCACACCGGCCCGCATGCCAAGCTGCTGCTCGACACCGGTCATTGCTATTTCGGTGGCGGAAACCCGGAGGCGGTTGCAAAAAAATACATGCACCGCGTCGGCCATATCCACGCGAAGAACGTGCGCCCGGTGATTGCCGAGCAGGTGCGGACGGAAAAGCTCTCCTTCCTCGAAGGCGTGCGCCGCGGTGTCTTCACCGTTCCGGGCGATGCCGAAGGTGGGGTGAATTTTCCGCCAGTTCTAAAACTTGCCGCAGAGCACGGCTATCAGGGCTGGATCGTCATCGAGGCGGAACAGGATCCGGATGTCCGCAATCCTTACGAATATCAGAGCCTCGGCTTGAAATCGCTGAAGGGCTTCGCCAAGGATGCAGGCCTGATTTGA
- the iolB gene encoding 5-deoxy-glucuronate isomerase, translating to MSDLLRKPKGKTGKVHDITPASANWGYVGFGLYHLKAGETAAEPTGETEVILVLVEGKATVAAQGKAFGELGDRMSVFEKTPPHCVYVPAGSDWTATATTDCTLAICTAPAKPGREAQVIGPAGITLTERGKGANTRHIFPIAMEDRDVADSLLVTEVFTPSGNWSSYPPHRHDEDNFPEMTYLEETYYHRLNPSQGFGFQRVFTEDGSLDETMAVSDGDVVLVPKGHHPCGAPYGYDMYYLNVMAGPMRKWRFQNHPDHDWIFKRDNP from the coding sequence ATGAGCGATCTGCTGCGCAAGCCGAAAGGCAAGACCGGCAAGGTGCATGACATCACGCCGGCGAGTGCCAACTGGGGTTATGTCGGCTTCGGCCTCTACCACCTGAAGGCTGGCGAGACCGCCGCGGAGCCTACGGGCGAGACGGAAGTGATCCTCGTTCTCGTCGAAGGCAAGGCGACGGTTGCAGCACAGGGCAAGGCGTTCGGCGAGCTGGGAGACCGGATGAGCGTCTTTGAAAAGACGCCGCCGCATTGCGTTTACGTGCCGGCCGGCAGCGACTGGACGGCGACCGCGACGACCGACTGCACGCTCGCCATCTGCACGGCCCCGGCCAAGCCCGGGCGCGAGGCGCAGGTGATCGGCCCTGCCGGCATCACGCTGACCGAACGCGGCAAGGGTGCCAACACCCGCCACATCTTCCCGATCGCCATGGAAGATCGCGACGTGGCGGATAGCCTGCTCGTCACCGAAGTCTTCACGCCGTCGGGCAACTGGTCGTCCTATCCGCCGCACCGGCATGACGAGGATAATTTTCCGGAGATGACCTATCTGGAAGAGACCTATTACCATCGCCTCAACCCGTCGCAGGGTTTCGGTTTCCAGCGCGTCTTCACCGAAGACGGTTCGCTGGACGAGACGATGGCCGTCTCCGATGGTGACGTGGTTCTGGTGCCGAAGGGCCATCATCCGTGCGGCGCGCCTTACGGATATGACATGTATTACCTCAACGTCATGGCCGGTCCGATGCGCAAGTGGCGCTTCCAGAACCATCCGGACCACGACTGGATTTTTAAGCGCGACAACCCCTGA
- a CDS encoding Gfo/Idh/MocA family protein, whose product MRELGVGLIGTGYMGKCHALAWNNVASVFGDVPRPRLVTLAEVNADLAARRAAELGFASSTGEWRDLLANPDIDVISITTPNAFHPEMAIAALQAGKHVWCEKPMAPTLADAIAMRDAARASGKAAVMGYNYIQNPMIRHIRRLIDEGAIGSVNHVRVEMDEDFMADPSAFFYWKSEAASSYGALDDFAVHPLSLLFCLFGHVESVVTDMVKPYAERPLKEGGMRAVENHDVASILLRLGSGLSAVLMANRSAWGRKGRIALQIFGSAGSILFDQERMNEFQLYQATGRPEDQGFRTILAAPHHAPYGRFIPAPGHGLGFNDLKIIECRELMEVIDGRPGHVIGFEDGLRIERAVHAMAQSFRDRRWVEVDGNG is encoded by the coding sequence ATGCGGGAACTCGGCGTGGGCCTGATTGGCACCGGCTATATGGGCAAGTGCCATGCACTGGCCTGGAACAATGTTGCAAGCGTTTTCGGTGACGTGCCGCGCCCGCGGCTCGTCACGCTGGCGGAGGTGAATGCGGATCTGGCGGCGCGCCGCGCTGCCGAGCTTGGTTTTGCGTCCTCCACCGGAGAGTGGCGGGATCTGCTCGCCAACCCGGATATCGACGTCATCTCCATCACCACCCCGAACGCCTTTCATCCGGAGATGGCGATTGCGGCGCTTCAGGCGGGCAAACACGTGTGGTGCGAAAAGCCGATGGCGCCGACGCTCGCCGATGCGATTGCCATGCGCGATGCCGCAAGAGCGAGCGGCAAAGCGGCGGTGATGGGCTACAACTACATCCAGAACCCGATGATCCGCCATATCCGTCGGCTGATCGACGAAGGGGCAATCGGCAGCGTCAACCATGTCCGCGTCGAGATGGACGAGGATTTCATGGCCGACCCGTCCGCCTTCTTTTACTGGAAGAGCGAAGCCGCCTCCAGTTACGGCGCTCTGGATGATTTTGCTGTGCATCCGCTCTCCCTCCTGTTCTGCCTTTTCGGCCATGTCGAGAGCGTCGTGACAGACATGGTCAAACCCTATGCGGAACGCCCCCTCAAGGAGGGTGGCATGCGGGCGGTCGAGAACCACGATGTGGCAAGCATTCTGCTGAGGCTTGGGAGCGGACTGTCGGCGGTGCTGATGGCAAATCGCTCCGCCTGGGGTCGCAAGGGCCGCATCGCGCTACAGATCTTTGGCTCGGCCGGCTCCATCCTGTTCGATCAGGAGCGGATGAACGAGTTCCAGCTCTATCAGGCGACGGGGCGTCCGGAAGATCAGGGCTTCCGCACCATTCTGGCGGCACCGCATCATGCGCCGTATGGCCGGTTCATCCCGGCGCCCGGGCATGGGCTCGGCTTCAACGACCTGAAGATCATCGAATGCCGGGAACTGATGGAGGTGATCGACGGTCGCCCGGGCCATGTCATCGGTTTCGAGGACGGCCTGCGCATCGAACGCGCAGTCCACGCCATGGCCCAGTCGTTCCGCGACCGTCGCTGGGTGGAGGTCGATGGGAACGGCTGA
- a CDS encoding four-helix bundle copper-binding protein: MHVREMISTHPHVRGETEDALLRCIEECYACAQTCTSCADACLGEENTGMLIQCIRRNLDCADLCAATGAIASRRTGSNTEVMRAVIQACAEACRVCGEECRSHAEMHEHCRVCADACERCEKACREALPAVH, from the coding sequence ATGCACGTCCGAGAAATGATTTCCACCCATCCGCATGTCCGGGGCGAGACCGAGGATGCGCTGCTGCGCTGCATCGAGGAATGTTATGCCTGTGCGCAGACCTGCACCAGCTGTGCGGACGCCTGCCTGGGCGAAGAGAATACCGGCATGCTGATCCAATGCATTCGCCGGAACCTCGATTGCGCCGATCTCTGTGCCGCGACCGGCGCCATCGCCTCGCGCCGCACCGGCTCCAACACCGAAGTCATGCGCGCCGTCATCCAGGCCTGCGCCGAAGCCTGCCGTGTGTGCGGGGAGGAATGCCGCTCCCATGCCGAGATGCATGAACATTGCCGCGTCTGCGCCGATGCCTGCGAACGGTGCGAAAAGGCCTGCCGCGAAGCGCTGCCGGCCGTTCACTGA
- a CDS encoding osmoprotectant NAGGN system M42 family peptidase, translating to MTIDIDEDYLLDQLKALLSINSPTGYTDQVVIHCSNELERLGLKPELTRRGAIRAVRQGSRRKGARAIVAHVDTLGAQVKAIKENGRLELVPIGHWSARFAEGARVTIYSYHGTFRGTILPLKASGHTFNDEVDTLPVGWPYVELRIDAITRSTAETKALGIDVGDTVAIDTGTEFLDNGFINSRHLDDKAGVAIMLAAIEALERTGARTPVDTHWLFTIAEEVGVGASSVVSAEIASMLTVDNGTTAPGQNSSEFGVTVAMADQTGPFDYHLTRKLVELCEEKRIPYQKDVFRYYRSDSASALEAGHDIRTALVTFGVDASHGYERIHKHALVSVAQLVSAFAVSPVLIGRDVNELSSVKGFTTQPTEEAEQGLAEPLIKSRTPEQQRPIRGKQSPSVV from the coding sequence ATGACGATCGACATTGATGAAGATTACCTGCTGGACCAGCTGAAGGCCCTGCTGTCGATCAACAGTCCGACCGGCTATACGGACCAAGTGGTGATCCACTGCTCCAACGAGCTCGAGCGGCTGGGGCTTAAGCCCGAACTCACGCGCCGCGGTGCCATCCGGGCGGTGCGCCAGGGCAGCCGGCGCAAGGGCGCGCGTGCCATCGTCGCGCATGTCGATACCCTCGGCGCACAGGTGAAGGCGATCAAGGAGAATGGCCGGCTGGAACTTGTTCCGATCGGCCACTGGTCCGCCCGCTTTGCCGAGGGGGCACGCGTCACGATCTACAGCTACCACGGCACGTTTCGCGGTACGATCCTGCCGCTGAAGGCGTCGGGCCACACCTTCAACGACGAGGTGGATACGCTGCCCGTCGGTTGGCCCTATGTGGAACTGCGCATCGACGCCATCACTCGATCCACCGCGGAAACGAAGGCGCTTGGCATCGATGTCGGCGATACGGTGGCGATCGACACTGGAACCGAGTTTCTCGACAATGGCTTCATCAACTCCCGCCACCTGGACGACAAGGCGGGCGTTGCCATCATGCTGGCCGCGATCGAAGCGCTGGAGCGGACCGGCGCCAGGACACCGGTCGATACCCACTGGCTGTTCACCATCGCCGAAGAGGTGGGCGTCGGCGCCTCCTCCGTCGTTTCAGCCGAGATCGCATCCATGCTGACCGTCGATAACGGCACGACAGCGCCGGGGCAGAACTCGTCGGAATTCGGCGTTACCGTTGCGATGGCCGACCAGACAGGCCCGTTTGACTATCACCTGACGCGCAAGCTGGTGGAACTCTGCGAGGAAAAACGCATCCCCTACCAGAAGGACGTCTTCCGCTATTACCGGTCGGATTCCGCGTCTGCCCTCGAAGCGGGCCACGATATCCGCACCGCGCTCGTCACCTTCGGCGTCGATGCCTCGCATGGCTATGAGCGCATCCACAAACATGCACTCGTCTCCGTGGCGCAGCTCGTTTCCGCCTTTGCGGTCAGCCCCGTGCTGATCGGGCGTGATGTCAACGAGTTGTCGAGCGTCAAGGGTTTCACGACCCAGCCTACGGAAGAGGCCGAGCAAGGTCTGGCGGAACCGCTGATCAAAAGCCGGACACCCGAACAGCAGCGCCCCATTCGCGGAAAGCAGTCGCCGAGCGTGGTCTGA
- the ngg gene encoding N-acetylglutaminylglutamine synthetase, whose amino-acid sequence MANNKTSERLQRFRSEKAVAHRLKRKRFESLQRTGSSEGDGPATSACVDCGWGRLIFAQTFDDAGELVSALREEAPDHRDIAVYVADPHVLLAEAPQEIFLDPSHTFRLDLSTYRSGRRQPRGFSVRRLTSEADARAVNRIYAARGMVQVRPDFFWSNRDSRAITYLVAEDEATGEVIGTVTGIDHMRAFSDPEQGTSLWCLAVDPQARHAGIGETLVRRLGEHFKARGAAFMDLSVLHDNEQAIALYEKLGFRRIPAFSVKRKNSINERLFASPLEAYDALNPYARLIVDEARRRGVHVEITDAEGGFFRLSNGGRSVHCRESLSELTSGVAMSICDDKAVTRRVVERARLIVPEQMTADDDEAALQTFLDRHGRVVVKPARGEQGRAVAVGLATLDEVRAAIKAAREVCDRVLIEACFEGEDLRLVVIDFKLVAAAIRRPPHVIGDGRSTVRQLIETLSRRRAAATGGESTIPIDSETERCLSLSDLTLDDVLEEGRDVVVRKAANLHTGGSIHDVTAIVHPRLVEAAIKAARAIDIPVVGIDFMVKSPTDPDYVFIEANERPGLANHEPQPTAERFLDLLFPLSGHRAARNALGKM is encoded by the coding sequence ATGGCAAACAACAAGACGAGCGAACGCCTGCAGCGTTTCCGCAGCGAAAAGGCGGTGGCGCATCGGCTCAAACGCAAGCGTTTCGAATCCCTGCAGCGCACCGGTTCATCCGAGGGGGATGGGCCGGCAACGTCTGCCTGCGTGGATTGCGGCTGGGGCCGGCTGATCTTCGCGCAGACATTCGATGATGCCGGGGAACTGGTCTCGGCGCTGCGTGAAGAGGCGCCCGATCACCGGGATATCGCCGTCTACGTGGCTGATCCGCATGTGCTTCTGGCAGAAGCGCCGCAGGAGATCTTCCTTGATCCCTCCCACACCTTCCGGCTCGATCTTTCCACCTATCGGTCCGGCCGCCGCCAGCCGCGCGGCTTTTCCGTGCGCCGGCTGACATCGGAAGCGGATGCGCGGGCTGTCAACCGCATCTATGCGGCGCGCGGCATGGTTCAGGTGCGGCCGGATTTCTTCTGGTCGAACCGCGATAGTCGCGCCATCACCTATCTGGTGGCCGAAGATGAGGCGACGGGCGAGGTGATCGGCACCGTCACCGGCATCGACCATATGCGCGCCTTTTCCGATCCCGAACAGGGAACCTCGCTCTGGTGCCTGGCGGTCGATCCGCAGGCGCGCCATGCCGGCATCGGCGAAACGCTGGTGCGGCGTCTCGGCGAACACTTCAAGGCGCGCGGCGCGGCCTTCATGGATCTCTCCGTGCTGCACGACAACGAGCAGGCGATCGCGCTTTATGAAAAGCTCGGCTTCCGCCGCATCCCGGCCTTTTCCGTCAAGCGGAAGAACTCGATCAACGAACGTCTCTTTGCAAGCCCGCTGGAGGCCTACGACGCGCTAAACCCCTATGCGCGGCTGATCGTCGATGAGGCGCGGCGGCGCGGCGTGCATGTCGAGATCACCGACGCGGAAGGCGGTTTCTTTCGCCTGTCGAATGGTGGACGCTCCGTCCACTGCCGCGAGAGCCTGTCGGAACTCACCTCCGGTGTCGCCATGTCGATCTGCGACGACAAGGCGGTGACCCGCCGCGTGGTCGAGCGCGCGCGCCTGATCGTTCCGGAACAGATGACGGCAGATGATGACGAGGCGGCGCTGCAAACCTTTCTCGACAGGCACGGACGTGTCGTCGTCAAGCCGGCGCGTGGGGAACAGGGCCGCGCGGTGGCGGTGGGCCTCGCCACGCTGGACGAAGTCCGGGCTGCCATCAAAGCAGCCCGCGAGGTCTGCGACCGGGTTTTGATCGAAGCCTGCTTCGAGGGCGAGGATCTGCGGCTCGTCGTGATCGATTTCAAGCTGGTGGCAGCAGCCATCCGCCGCCCGCCGCATGTCATCGGCGATGGCCGCAGCACGGTGCGGCAGTTGATCGAGACCTTGTCCCGCCGCCGCGCTGCCGCAACCGGAGGCGAAAGCACGATCCCGATCGATTCCGAAACCGAACGCTGCCTGTCGCTCTCGGACCTGACGCTGGACGATGTTCTGGAGGAAGGCCGGGACGTTGTGGTGCGCAAGGCGGCGAACCTTCACACGGGCGGCTCGATCCACGACGTCACGGCCATCGTCCATCCGCGCCTGGTGGAGGCCGCCATCAAGGCCGCCCGGGCGATCGACATTCCGGTCGTCGGCATCGACTTCATGGTGAAAAGCCCGACCGATCCCGATTATGTCTTCATCGAAGCCAATGAACGCCCAGGCCTTGCCAACCACGAACCCCAGCCGACGGCAGAGCGGTTTCTCGACCTGTTGTTTCCCCTCTCCGGCCACCGTGCGGCCCGCAATGCGCTGGGGAAAATGTAA
- a CDS encoding N-acetylglutaminylglutamine amidotransferase, which yields MCGICGEIRFDGAQPSPMVQARMMEAIAPRGPDGSGMVIHGSTALSHRRLSIIDLSQKARQPMVDGELGLTIAFNGCIYNYPELRAELEGKGYRFFSHGDTEVILKAWHAWGTACVERFHGMFAFVIHERDTNRVVMARDRFGIKPLYLAKVGRAVRFASSLPALVKGGEIDTSIDRNALHHYMSFHAVVPPPRTILNGVKKLPPATIRVIEADGRETDKVYWNPPHQRDPDLSGLSREEWRDRVLDSLRTGVRRRMVADVPVGVLLSGGVDSSIITGLLAEEGQKDLMTFSVGFEEANGEKGDEFVYSDLIAKTFGTDHHKIFVPSSQLMEALPGVIGAMSEPMVSYDNVGFYLLAKEVSKHIRVVQSGQGADEVFAGYHWYPPLQNSTDVVGDYAKVFFDRSHEVLKTQLNPDWIADHDVSRELVAAHLTQPGAETPVDAALRLDSQVMLVDDPVKRVDNMTMAWGLEARVPFLDHELVELAAKIPPEFKLNDGGKGVLKDAARLVVPHEVIDRKKGYFPVPQLKYVDGPYLDMVRDALTSQAARERGIFRDDYLQQLFTDPTGHITPLQGSELWQVGLLEMWLQTQGV from the coding sequence GTGTGTGGAATCTGCGGAGAAATACGGTTCGACGGCGCTCAGCCATCCCCCATGGTACAGGCAAGGATGATGGAGGCGATCGCGCCTCGCGGGCCTGACGGCTCCGGCATGGTGATCCATGGATCGACCGCGCTCTCGCACCGGCGCCTCTCGATCATCGATCTGTCGCAGAAGGCGCGCCAGCCGATGGTGGATGGCGAACTGGGCCTCACCATCGCGTTCAACGGCTGCATCTATAACTATCCGGAACTGCGTGCCGAACTGGAAGGCAAGGGTTACCGCTTCTTCTCGCACGGCGACACGGAAGTCATCCTGAAGGCGTGGCATGCCTGGGGCACGGCCTGTGTCGAGCGCTTCCACGGCATGTTCGCCTTCGTTATCCACGAGCGCGACACCAATCGCGTGGTGATGGCGCGCGACCGTTTCGGCATCAAACCGCTCTACCTCGCCAAGGTTGGTCGCGCCGTGCGCTTCGCCTCGTCCCTGCCGGCGCTGGTCAAGGGCGGCGAGATCGACACGTCGATCGACCGCAACGCGCTCCACCACTACATGAGTTTCCACGCCGTCGTGCCGCCGCCGCGCACCATCCTGAACGGCGTCAAGAAGCTGCCGCCGGCGACCATCCGTGTCATCGAGGCGGATGGCCGGGAGACGGACAAGGTCTACTGGAACCCGCCGCACCAGCGCGATCCGGATCTGTCCGGCCTGTCGCGCGAGGAATGGCGGGACCGGGTCCTCGACTCCCTGCGCACCGGGGTGCGGCGCCGCATGGTGGCCGACGTGCCTGTCGGTGTGCTGCTCTCCGGCGGGGTCGACTCCAGCATCATCACCGGCCTGCTTGCGGAGGAAGGCCAGAAGGACCTGATGACCTTCTCCGTCGGCTTCGAGGAAGCCAATGGCGAGAAGGGCGACGAATTCGTCTATTCCGACCTGATCGCCAAAACCTTCGGCACCGATCATCACAAGATCTTTGTGCCCTCGTCGCAACTGATGGAGGCACTTCCGGGCGTCATCGGCGCCATGTCGGAGCCGATGGTCTCCTATGACAATGTCGGCTTTTATCTGCTGGCCAAGGAAGTCTCCAAGCACATCCGCGTGGTGCAGTCCGGACAGGGCGCCGACGAGGTGTTTGCCGGTTACCACTGGTACCCGCCGCTGCAGAACTCCACGGACGTGGTGGGCGATTACGCAAAGGTCTTCTTCGACCGGTCGCATGAGGTGCTGAAAACCCAGCTCAATCCCGACTGGATCGCCGACCACGATGTAAGCCGCGAACTGGTTGCCGCGCATCTGACGCAGCCGGGTGCCGAAACGCCCGTGGATGCTGCTCTGCGCCTCGACAGCCAGGTGATGCTGGTGGACGACCCGGTGAAGCGCGTCGACAATATGACCATGGCCTGGGGGTTGGAGGCGCGCGTGCCCTTCCTCGACCACGAACTGGTCGAACTGGCAGCGAAGATCCCGCCGGAATTCAAGCTGAACGACGGCGGCAAGGGCGTGCTGAAGGACGCCGCCCGCCTTGTGGTGCCGCATGAGGTGATCGACCGCAAGAAGGGTTATTTCCCGGTTCCGCAGTTGAAATATGTCGATGGCCCCTATCTCGACATGGTGCGGGATGCGCTCACCTCGCAGGCTGCGCGCGAGCGCGGCATCTTCCGCGATGATTACCTGCAGCAGCTGTTCACCGATCCGACCGGCCACATCACGCCGCTCCAGGGATCGGAACTCTGGCAGGTCGGACTGCTCGAAATGTGGCTGCAAACCCAGGGGGTATAA